The proteins below are encoded in one region of Metabacillus dongyingensis:
- a CDS encoding DUF4956 domain-containing protein, with protein MVGALSIVRFRTPIKDPMDIVYIFWAIVAGILCGAGFIPLAIIGSILIGLVLIIFINRITVGNPYLLVVRYNETSIENSLEHVISGHAKKTFP; from the coding sequence ATGGTCGGCGCATTATCAATCGTTCGTTTTAGAACACCCATCAAAGACCCTATGGATATTGTTTATATTTTCTGGGCGATTGTTGCCGGTATTTTATGCGGTGCAGGCTTCATTCCGCTCGCCATTATCGGTTCTATTTTAATCGGGTTAGTCTTGATCATATTTATTAATCGCATTACCGTTGGAAATCCTTATTTATTAGTCGTCCGCTACAATGAAACATCCATTGAAAACTCTCTTGAACATGTTATTTCCGGACATGCAAAAAAAACATTCCCTTAA
- a CDS encoding alanine/glycine:cation symporter family protein: MQQLLQDIISLTNDFLWSKLLIIMLVLFSLYFTFKSKFVQFRMLKEMVRVLMEGRTGSKDSISPFQAFCIGMAARVGTGNITGIAIAIALGGPGAVFWMWIISIISSASSFIESTLAQVYKVKDKDGFRGGPSYYMEKGLNKRWMGVLFSILITISFGLVFNSVQSNTVTIAFENAFGTDRLTLGIIMALVFAAIIFGGVKSIAKIAEYKVMLLAVLYIGIALFVIATNITKMPEILSLIVKNAFGFEQVAGGSLGAALMNGVKRGLFSNEAGMGSAPNVAATATTSHPVKQGLIQAFGVLTDTLIICTSTAFIILLSDAYKQPGLNGIALTQAALSEHIGSWASGCLAIFIFLFGFGALIGNYYYGETNIRFLHTSKAWLMLYRISVFAMIIFGSVAKIQLVWDLADLFMGFMVIVNLIAILLLSKVAFAALNDYINQKKDGKDPVFYKDTIKNHENIECWEHAQSDSALKKENVI, translated from the coding sequence ATGCAACAATTACTTCAAGATATTATTAGCTTAACAAATGATTTTCTATGGTCAAAGTTATTGATTATTATGCTAGTTTTATTCAGTCTTTATTTCACATTTAAATCGAAATTTGTACAGTTTCGAATGTTGAAGGAAATGGTCCGTGTTTTAATGGAGGGGAGAACTGGTTCTAAAGACAGCATTTCCCCATTTCAAGCGTTCTGTATTGGTATGGCGGCACGCGTTGGAACAGGTAATATCACAGGAATTGCGATTGCGATTGCATTAGGCGGTCCTGGAGCGGTATTCTGGATGTGGATTATTTCTATTATTAGCTCAGCATCCAGCTTTATTGAAAGTACGTTAGCACAAGTATATAAAGTAAAAGATAAAGACGGTTTCCGCGGCGGTCCATCCTATTATATGGAAAAAGGATTAAACAAACGTTGGATGGGAGTATTATTCTCCATTTTAATTACGATTTCTTTCGGTCTTGTATTCAATTCTGTACAATCAAATACCGTTACAATTGCTTTTGAGAACGCATTTGGTACAGATCGTTTAACTTTAGGGATTATCATGGCACTTGTTTTCGCGGCGATTATCTTTGGTGGTGTGAAGAGTATTGCAAAAATTGCTGAGTACAAGGTTATGCTTTTAGCTGTGTTATACATTGGTATTGCATTATTTGTTATAGCTACGAACATAACAAAAATGCCGGAAATTCTTTCTCTTATTGTTAAAAACGCGTTTGGCTTTGAACAAGTAGCAGGCGGTTCACTCGGCGCTGCGCTCATGAATGGAGTTAAACGTGGCTTATTCTCGAATGAAGCTGGTATGGGGAGTGCGCCAAACGTTGCCGCAACAGCAACAACAAGTCATCCGGTGAAACAAGGACTTATTCAAGCATTTGGCGTACTAACGGATACACTGATCATCTGTACAAGCACAGCATTTATTATTTTACTTTCTGATGCTTACAAACAACCAGGGCTAAATGGTATTGCACTTACACAAGCAGCATTAAGTGAACACATCGGTTCATGGGCATCAGGCTGTCTTGCCATCTTTATTTTCCTATTTGGATTCGGTGCGTTAATTGGTAACTATTATTATGGGGAAACAAACATTCGCTTTTTACACACAAGTAAAGCATGGTTGATGCTATACCGAATAAGCGTATTCGCCATGATTATATTCGGTTCAGTTGCAAAGATTCAACTTGTATGGGATTTGGCCGATTTATTTATGGGCTTCATGGTTATCGTAAACTTGATTGCCATTCTTTTATTATCAAAAGTGGCCTTTGCTGCATTAAACGATTACATAAACCAGAAAAAGGATGGTAAAGATCCTGTATTTTATAAAGATACTATTAAGAATCATGAAAACATTGAATGTTGGGAACACGCTCAATCTGATTCAGCCTTAAAGAAGGAAAATGTCATCTAA
- the helD gene encoding RNA polymerase recycling motor HelD: MNNELRQEQERLDNVVETITEQIGKLEDETGRRRKEVVHIQKHFWDEVKVNTDTFDDYLETIIGLRQQAQALTVSQSTHRHASNRQSVLQRMHKAPYFGRIDFTEEGTQTAEKIYIGISTLTDTSGENFLIYDWRAPVSSVYYDYPPGPAEYTTPGGVIQGKLEIKWQYIIRAGVVESMFDTSLTIGDEILQQVLGKGTDKHMHSIVATIQQEQNRIIRHVSGRLLIVQGAAGSGKTSAAMQRIAYLLYKYRDRLKADQIILFSPNSMFNSYVSNVLPELGEENMQQVTFQEYLYHRLSSAFQVEDPYEQLEYVLTATDDPYRRTRTASIRFKASALFFETIKTYSQSLELSGMIFKGIKFRGKPLVSAKQISERFYSGDTSLRFYNRIEKLTEWLNKRIDEMEKSELTKSWVQEEIELLSKDEYQKAYNYLQKKQGYKVDMLDDYEKEIQVLGRMIVRKKLKPLRKWVRTLRFVNFTEIYKQLFSNPARIKLWMAGKTPEEWEDICLLTMNMMDEGKLFYEDATPFLLLKEQIQGFQTNTSIKHVLIDEAQDYSPFQFEFLKRLFPSAKMTVLGDFNQAIFVHASEMADFHTLTGLYGPDETDAIILSRSYRSTKPITEFTRGLVPDGERITAFERDGEKPVLTQLSDRAELHRRIASTVADFRHRRYNTIAIICKSAAESTYAYEALGSVEEIKLVKNSSVEYEQGVVVIPAYLAKGIEFDAVIIYDASAQVYGDESLRRLFYTACTRALHHLQLYSAGEPSPFLQNVPPESFILRLT, from the coding sequence ATGAATAATGAACTTCGGCAGGAGCAAGAACGATTGGATAACGTGGTCGAGACGATCACGGAGCAAATCGGCAAGCTGGAAGACGAAACTGGCCGGCGTCGAAAAGAAGTAGTCCATATTCAAAAACACTTTTGGGATGAAGTCAAGGTTAACACAGATACTTTTGACGATTATCTCGAAACGATCATCGGCTTAAGACAGCAGGCTCAAGCCCTGACCGTAAGCCAAAGCACCCACAGGCATGCCTCCAACCGGCAATCTGTCCTGCAGCGTATGCATAAAGCGCCTTATTTTGGACGTATCGATTTCACTGAAGAAGGAACTCAGACAGCAGAAAAAATCTATATCGGCATTTCAACGCTAACGGATACAAGCGGAGAGAACTTCCTGATTTATGACTGGCGGGCGCCGGTCTCGAGTGTCTACTACGATTATCCGCCCGGTCCGGCTGAATACACTACACCCGGAGGAGTCATTCAAGGCAAGCTTGAGATAAAGTGGCAATATATCATCCGCGCGGGCGTAGTTGAATCAATGTTCGATACCAGTCTCACCATTGGAGACGAGATTTTACAGCAGGTTCTGGGCAAAGGAACAGATAAACATATGCACAGCATAGTGGCCACCATTCAACAGGAGCAAAACCGGATCATTCGGCATGTCAGCGGCCGGCTGCTCATAGTGCAAGGCGCCGCCGGCAGCGGAAAGACATCGGCTGCCATGCAGCGGATCGCTTACTTGCTCTACAAATATCGAGATAGGCTGAAGGCCGATCAAATCATTCTATTTTCGCCTAACTCGATGTTTAACAGCTACGTATCCAATGTCCTGCCTGAACTCGGCGAAGAGAATATGCAGCAGGTTACCTTCCAAGAATACTTGTACCATCGGCTGAGCAGCGCATTTCAAGTCGAGGATCCTTATGAGCAATTGGAATATGTGCTGACTGCCACGGATGACCCGTACCGCCGGACCAGGACTGCGAGCATCCGATTCAAGGCATCGGCCCTTTTTTTCGAGACAATCAAAACATACAGTCAGTCTCTGGAATTATCCGGTATGATCTTCAAAGGAATTAAATTCAGAGGAAAACCACTAGTCTCCGCCAAACAAATCTCGGAAAGGTTTTATAGCGGCGATACCTCTCTCCGTTTTTACAACAGGATTGAGAAGTTGACAGAATGGCTAAACAAGCGAATCGATGAAATGGAAAAATCCGAGCTGACCAAGTCGTGGGTACAGGAAGAAATCGAATTGCTCAGCAAAGATGAGTATCAAAAGGCTTATAACTACTTACAGAAAAAACAAGGCTATAAGGTAGACATGCTTGACGATTACGAGAAAGAAATCCAAGTGCTAGGGAGAATGATCGTCCGCAAGAAGTTGAAGCCGCTCCGGAAATGGGTTCGAACGCTTCGTTTCGTCAACTTTACGGAAATCTACAAGCAGCTTTTTTCCAATCCAGCGCGGATCAAATTGTGGATGGCCGGGAAAACACCTGAGGAGTGGGAGGATATTTGCCTGTTGACAATGAATATGATGGACGAAGGCAAGCTGTTTTACGAAGATGCTACTCCGTTTTTACTTTTGAAAGAGCAGATTCAAGGGTTTCAGACAAACACCTCAATTAAGCACGTGCTTATAGATGAAGCACAAGATTATTCTCCGTTTCAATTTGAGTTTTTGAAACGTTTATTTCCTTCCGCAAAGATGACCGTACTCGGAGATTTTAACCAGGCTATATTCGTCCATGCCAGCGAAATGGCCGATTTTCACACCCTTACCGGCTTATACGGACCGGATGAAACAGATGCGATAATCCTGAGCCGCAGCTACAGATCCACAAAACCGATTACCGAATTTACACGCGGACTCGTGCCTGACGGAGAACGGATTACCGCTTTTGAACGTGACGGCGAGAAGCCTGTGCTGACACAATTGTCCGATCGTGCCGAACTGCACCGCCGCATCGCGTCTACAGTCGCGGACTTTCGGCATCGCAGGTATAATACGATCGCGATTATATGCAAATCCGCTGCGGAAAGCACTTATGCGTACGAGGCCTTGGGCAGTGTCGAAGAAATCAAGCTGGTGAAGAACAGCTCGGTTGAGTATGAGCAAGGCGTTGTTGTCATACCGGCGTATTTAGCCAAAGGCATCGAATTCGACGCCGTCATCATTTATGACGCATCTGCGCAAGTATACGGCGATGAGAGCCTGCGCAGATTGTTCTACACCGCCTGCACCCGGGCTTTGCATCACTTGCAGCTATACAGTGCAGGCGAACCAAGTCCCTTTTTGCAAAATGTTCCGCCGGAGAGTTTCATTCTGAGATTGACTTAA
- a CDS encoding DHA2 family efflux MFS transporter permease subunit gives MIMILGVFVAILNETLLNVALTKIMDDFGIEPSTAQWLTTGYLLVIGVLIPVTAYLIQRFTTRSLFLGAMGLFTAGTFVAAIAPGIEMLLIGRLLQAAGTGLLFPLLTNVVFSIVPIEKRGSAMGTIGIVITFAPAIGPTLSGIIVEHFSWRVLFYGVLPIALIVIIFAFMKLKNVTETSNPKIDPLSLLLSTLGFGGIVYGFSSSGEGQGGWSSYEVLIPLAIGVVSLALFTWRQLTISQPLLNLRTFKYNIFRMSTLIMMIIMMAMFSAMMLLPIFLQNALGYSPLKAGLVMLPGGIVMGIMSPITGRLFDKFGAKWLALIGLGLIANTLWQFAFITVSTSYSTIMIFNTLLMLGISMVMMPIMTNALNQLPPPLYPHGTAIISTLQQVAGAVGTALLVSIMTNGSARFMENTLIKEDAATLQILGMISGMKSAFLFAFGLVAIAWIVSLFIKRAVPEEQSLKMKQGAVN, from the coding sequence ATGATTATGATTCTGGGTGTGTTTGTAGCCATTTTAAATGAAACGCTGCTTAACGTAGCCTTAACAAAAATTATGGATGACTTCGGAATTGAGCCGAGTACCGCGCAATGGCTGACTACTGGTTATCTCCTTGTTATAGGTGTACTTATACCGGTCACCGCTTATTTAATTCAGCGTTTCACGACAAGAAGCTTATTTCTTGGAGCTATGGGATTGTTTACGGCGGGGACATTTGTAGCGGCTATCGCACCAGGGATAGAAATGCTTTTAATCGGAAGGCTGCTTCAGGCAGCGGGTACAGGGCTGCTCTTTCCTTTACTGACCAATGTGGTATTCTCAATCGTTCCTATTGAAAAAAGGGGTTCGGCAATGGGGACCATTGGAATTGTCATTACGTTTGCTCCCGCGATTGGGCCTACTCTATCAGGGATCATTGTAGAGCATTTCAGCTGGCGGGTTCTCTTTTACGGCGTTCTGCCGATCGCACTGATTGTTATTATCTTTGCATTTATGAAGCTTAAAAACGTGACGGAGACAAGTAATCCGAAGATTGATCCGCTTTCGCTTCTCCTTTCAACCTTAGGATTCGGGGGGATTGTGTACGGATTCAGCAGTTCCGGAGAAGGACAGGGTGGTTGGTCGAGCTATGAAGTTCTCATCCCACTTGCAATCGGCGTTGTTTCTTTAGCCTTGTTTACTTGGAGGCAATTGACGATTTCACAGCCCCTGCTGAATTTACGAACTTTTAAATACAACATTTTCAGGATGTCAACGCTGATTATGATGATTATCATGATGGCGATGTTTTCAGCGATGATGCTGCTGCCGATTTTTCTCCAGAATGCGTTAGGTTACAGTCCGTTGAAGGCAGGTTTGGTCATGCTTCCGGGTGGGATTGTCATGGGGATCATGTCACCCATTACAGGCCGGTTATTTGATAAATTTGGTGCCAAGTGGCTTGCACTTATCGGGTTGGGGCTGATCGCGAATACACTGTGGCAATTTGCCTTTATCACAGTGTCAACCTCCTACAGCACGATTATGATTTTCAATACGCTGTTAATGCTGGGGATTTCAATGGTTATGATGCCGATCATGACCAACGCTTTGAATCAACTGCCGCCTCCGTTATATCCGCACGGTACGGCTATTATCAGTACGCTTCAGCAGGTTGCCGGCGCCGTCGGGACAGCATTGCTTGTCTCTATCATGACCAATGGTTCTGCTCGTTTTATGGAAAATACACTGATTAAGGAAGACGCGGCTACCTTACAAATTCTAGGGATGATTTCTGGAATGAAAAGCGCGTTCCTGTTTGCATTCGGACTAGTTGCCATCGCATGGATCGTTTCATTATTTATCAAACGGGCTGTGCCTGAAGAACAGAGTTTGAAAATGAAGCAAGGTGCTGTGAACTGA
- the psiE gene encoding phosphate-starvation-inducible protein PsiE: protein MRETWRITSQKAIFEFSKLPAFRIAIPSILQFILNASLIILATVLCILMAKEIIHFLEFIVTSDKPNFQHFLEQILVFFLYFEFISMILKYFRENYHFPMRYFLYIGITAMIRLIIVDHDDPFNTLLHAFVILILILSYYIINNTPARKSSNAK from the coding sequence ATGAGGGAGACATGGAGGATTACCTCGCAAAAAGCGATTTTTGAGTTCAGTAAACTTCCGGCTTTTCGTATCGCTATCCCATCAATATTACAATTTATCTTAAATGCATCATTAATCATACTTGCGACGGTTTTATGTATTTTAATGGCTAAAGAAATCATTCATTTTTTAGAATTCATTGTCACATCTGATAAACCCAATTTTCAACATTTCCTCGAACAGATCCTTGTCTTTTTTCTCTATTTTGAATTTATCTCAATGATCTTAAAATATTTCCGCGAAAACTACCATTTTCCGATGCGATACTTTCTCTACATTGGCATTACAGCAATGATCCGTTTAATTATTGTTGATCATGATGACCCATTCAATACATTATTACATGCTTTCGTTATCCTCATTTTAATTTTAAGCTACTATATTATTAACAATACACCTGCCAGGAAATCCTCCAATGCTAAATAA
- a CDS encoding alkaline phosphatase D family protein: protein MPERQIDELIKKLNLDSLEKKEFNRRNFLQGAGKIAGLSLGLTIAGSMGLGESKVSAAPKFQSYPFTLGVASGDPLSDSVVLWTRLAPDPLNGGGMPNQSVPVKWEMAKDEDFHKIVKQGRVIARPELAHSVHVEVDGLKPDKIYYYRFISGHELSPVGKTKTLPAAGADVARMTFAFASCQQYEHGYYTAYEHMAKEDLDLVFHLGDYIYEYGPNEYVSGTGNVRTHSGPEIITLEDYRNRHAQYRSDANLKAAHAAFPWVVTWDDHEVENNYANIIPEKGQSVEAFIKRRAAAYQAYYEHMPLRISSLPNGADMQLYRDFTFGNLASFNVLDTRQYRDDQANDDGNKAPSPESMNPARTLLGKDQEDWLLRNLGNSKSHWNVLAQQIFFAKWNFGTSSAPIYSMDSWDGYPAARQRIIDYVSSKNMNNLIVITGDVHASWASNLLEDFNNPNAKKIGAEFVGTSITSGGNGSDERADTDHILGENPHIKFFNNYRGYVRCTVTPDRWQADYRVIPFVTEPGAAISTRASFVYKKDGLGLNKVETNQVPQGVKVSNEVEEDRNRAHGRAHEKQTDKKHDKVMN from the coding sequence ATGCCGGAAAGACAAATTGATGAATTGATTAAGAAGTTGAATTTGGATAGTTTAGAGAAGAAAGAGTTTAATCGTCGCAATTTTCTACAGGGAGCAGGTAAAATTGCTGGTCTATCTTTAGGATTAACCATCGCCGGTTCAATGGGTTTAGGAGAATCAAAAGTTAGTGCCGCACCAAAGTTTCAAAGCTATCCCTTTACACTCGGTGTTGCTTCTGGTGACCCTCTTTCCGATAGTGTTGTTTTATGGACACGATTAGCTCCTGATCCGCTTAATGGGGGTGGGATGCCAAATCAGTCTGTTCCAGTCAAATGGGAAATGGCAAAAGATGAGGATTTTCATAAAATTGTAAAACAAGGAAGAGTCATTGCTAGACCAGAATTAGCTCATTCTGTTCATGTAGAAGTGGATGGACTTAAACCGGACAAAATTTACTATTACCGTTTTATATCTGGTCATGAACTAAGCCCTGTTGGAAAAACGAAGACACTTCCAGCAGCTGGTGCCGATGTTGCCCGCATGACATTTGCTTTTGCTTCCTGCCAGCAATATGAGCATGGCTACTATACAGCATATGAACATATGGCTAAAGAAGATTTAGACCTTGTATTCCATTTAGGAGATTATATTTATGAGTACGGTCCAAATGAATATGTATCAGGAACAGGAAATGTTCGTACTCACAGCGGTCCGGAGATTATCACGCTTGAAGATTACCGAAATCGTCATGCCCAGTACCGTTCAGATGCGAATCTTAAAGCTGCTCATGCTGCTTTTCCTTGGGTTGTTACATGGGATGACCATGAAGTCGAAAATAACTACGCAAATATTATTCCTGAGAAGGGCCAATCTGTTGAAGCATTTATTAAACGCCGCGCAGCTGCATATCAAGCCTATTACGAGCACATGCCTCTTCGTATATCATCGTTGCCAAACGGTGCCGATATGCAGCTCTATCGTGATTTTACGTTCGGTAATTTAGCATCTTTTAATGTACTGGATACACGTCAATATCGTGATGATCAGGCAAATGATGACGGAAACAAAGCACCATCGCCAGAATCTATGAATCCTGCTCGCACGCTCCTTGGAAAAGACCAGGAAGATTGGCTGCTGCGAAATCTTGGCAATTCGAAGTCTCACTGGAATGTGCTTGCACAACAGATTTTCTTTGCCAAATGGAATTTCGGGACTAGTTCTGCACCAATATACAGTATGGATTCCTGGGACGGCTATCCGGCTGCACGCCAGCGCATCATAGATTACGTCAGCAGCAAGAATATGAACAATCTAATAGTAATTACGGGTGATGTTCATGCAAGCTGGGCATCCAACCTATTGGAAGATTTCAACAATCCAAACGCCAAGAAAATTGGTGCAGAATTTGTAGGCACCTCCATCACCTCAGGTGGGAACGGGTCCGATGAAAGAGCAGATACAGATCATATTTTAGGGGAAAACCCCCATATTAAATTCTTTAATAATTATCGCGGATATGTCCGCTGTACAGTCACACCGGATAGATGGCAAGCTGATTACAGAGTAATTCCATTTGTGACAGAACCGGGTGCCGCCATTTCAACAAGAGCTTCATTTGTTTATAAAAAAGATGGCCTGGGCTTGAATAAAGTAGAGACAAATCAAGTTCCACAAGGAGTTAAAGTTTCCAATGAAGTGGAGGAAGACCGCAACCGTGCCCATGGCCGTGCACATGAAAAACAAACGGACAAAAAACACGACAAAGTGATGAATTAA
- a CDS encoding twin-arginine translocase TatA/TatE family subunit produces MLSNIGIPGLILVLVIALIIFGPSKLPEIGRAFGRTLTEFKSATKGLLSEEKKEKEELISVEKKQNKSVV; encoded by the coding sequence ATGTTATCAAACATTGGAATTCCAGGGTTAATTCTGGTTCTAGTTATCGCTTTGATTATTTTTGGCCCTTCAAAGCTTCCGGAAATTGGACGAGCTTTTGGACGCACCTTAACAGAATTCAAGAGTGCGACAAAAGGATTATTGTCAGAGGAAAAGAAAGAAAAAGAGGAATTAATATCTGTTGAAAAAAAACAAAATAAATCAGTCGTTTGA